The Gossypium arboreum isolate Shixiya-1 chromosome 6, ASM2569848v2, whole genome shotgun sequence DNA window TAGTGGTGGTGGCGGCTTTTGCGTTTCCTCTTTTACATTTTCTACTTTGTTGAAAACATTTACAATCAGGCGAATGGTGTGGGCCAAAAGAAGAAGAGCCATCATCCCAATCCACGCTATCACAGCATATCCACACAATCACGGTCAAAATCCACATGAAAAGTCTTCGTTTGAAAGGCAATCCAGTAATCAGAAGCAAGATGATGCTCATCGATGCCATGAAACTTATTGTGTTGGCAGCAAGGTACTGACTGTAATAGCTTTGGTTCGTATCTGCTATTATTGAAGTTCCTGCTTTGTGAGATCTCTCGGTGGCTGTTCCTGTGAAATCCTCTTGCCATAAACCACCAGGAGGGGTTAGTCCAGCTTGGAAAGACATTGTTGCCATAAGTGATGCCACCACCATCAACGAATCTCGCTTTCTTGTTAGCCAATCTTCCTTCTTGCAAGTCTTTTGCACCCACTGATATTCTCTGTCTGGTTGGTTGGCTGCAACATTTTGAGCAATTAGAGGTGTTGTTTCAATCCTCCAATGCGAAATTTCTGCGGCTCTTAGAGCTCCGGCATCTCGAAGGGACTCAGCAATGTCAAAGTCTTTCAATCCTCTCCTACTTCGTGCAAGAACGTCCAATGCAGTTAAACCATTTGCATTTAGACCATTTACTTCAACGCTAGTACTGGTAAGCAAAAATTTTATTGTCTGCATAATTTTGATCAGTACAGATGATTAATACCATTACCAAAAGCAATAAAAAGCTTAAAGCTGAAATATTATGGTGATGCAATCTAATCCATACCTCAATTTGCTTGTAAGCAACAGCTAGGTGCAAAACTGTCATGCCATAATCATCTTTAGCATTCACAAATTCTTGATTGTTCATTACTTCAACCACTGCCTTGAAAGACGCAAATTGTCCATACTTGACACACAAATGCAATATGGTCTCTCCCCATGACATAATGACTCGAGCCGCTTGCGGTCTAACACGGACTAGCTCATTCAAAACATGAACCTGGCCTTTCATGGCTGCAAGATGAAGAGGGTTTCTTTCTTCTATATCAACAGCCAGGGACATGTCAGGGTTTACAAATAGCAATGCTTTAACTATGTCGACATACCCTTTGGCTGATGCCAAGTGAAGAGGTGATGAACCCCTTAAATCTAGTTCTCTGGTGAACTCTAGCTTCCTTTGTATAATCTCCCTCGCAAAATCTGTATGTCCAAGCATTGCTGCAACATGTAAAGGAGTTTCGATGACATAATTAACCAGCACTCTATCAAGAAGCAAGTGATCCTGTCGAATTAATTCTAAGAAAATAGTTACATTCCCTTCTGCTGCTGCTTCATAAAGCTTGCTTTCCATTGTTGTTGTTGTGTTTTAAAGGGTCATTATAAAAGCTGCAGAGCTGAGATTAAATAGTTGCAGATGAAAGAAACTTGGTAAAAAATTTACCAGTTCAAGCCCCATATATATGACGTCCGTTGAATGGGTCTATAAGtacgtaaaaagaaaaaaaaaattaattgaatggTCGACCAAGAATATTCTCATTGATTGTTATATATTGACATTTGATGGGGACATAGTTATCTATGGTAAGCGACCATTGCTCACGGTTCAAGTACTGTATAGAAATACTGAGTTCAAATCCCAGCACTTGCAATATTTTACATTCCAGTTTTGATATAAACCTGAACGGTTAAATCAAAATAGCAGTGGACGGGTTTTTTAcctcaatattataaaaaaaaaaattatacaccAAAATAGGTTGTCAGCCAGATAAATTACGAAAATGGTATATTTTTTGGGGCCGTGCCTACCTGACAGGCACaacctattattttattattaatttttttgttttaaaaaattattagtatattatttttgatatttatattaatatatggaTAAAAATTCTGGTTTTATACGGATAAAAATACCGAAGCGAATTGAGCTGCCGGTAGGCACGACTAGTCGTGTCTATGACAGAGCACAACACTCTACAcatttccttttctttatttgcattttacaaaaattagtcttatatcacttttggtccctctactaggcctaaaattaaaattcaatctttaTACTTGAATTTCTACGATAATATTTGGtcctattttttataatttttttcaaataattaatattgttaattactcTGTTAAAGTTTTTAACGtgtttttaaacaaaatattagtttaacaaaacaatgatatgttaagttgtaataagttttaaataataaaatttctaacaaaaatatattccaacttaacatatcattgttttgttaaactaatattttatttaaaaaacacgccaaaattttatcgagtaattaacaaaaattttaatacaattttgttagaaattttattatttaaaacttattccaacttaacatatcattgttttgttaaactaaGCAAAATTTTATAGAgtaattaacaaaaatttaatacaattttgtttgaaattttattatttaaaacttattctaacttaacatatcattgttttgttaaactaatttttgtttaaaaaacacgtcaaaaattttatcgagtaattaacaatgttaattatttggaaaaaattataaaaaatagaaccaaatattattgtagatattcaagtataaagattgaattttaattttaggcctagtagagggaccaaaagtgatataagaccaatttttgtaaaatgcaaagaaagaaaaggaaatgtgCGGGTGTTGTGCCTACACTGTCAGCACGACTAGTCATGCCTACCGATGAGCTTGACTGTTTGTATTTTTATCCGTAAAACCCgtatttttatctatatattaatataaatattaaaaataatataataataatttttaaaataaaaaagaaatttaataataaaataatgggtTGTGCTGTCGGTAGGCACAACCCcaaaaaatatactattttcgtaattaatctgaCCGACAACTCATTTTggtatataaatttttttttataatattagggTAAAAAACCCAGCAATGGACAAACTATGGAGAAGACAATTCAAAGAAACCTTTTAGACATTCCCCATACGTTTTTGCAATAGGGATAAACTAGTAGGGCAAAGTCAAAAGTTTGTTgtagttattaattttttattctacCAAaaaatttactattattattttaaatgtaaaaattttaaaattaaaaaaatacaaaagataACATTTTATaggtaaattttaatttgattcaattttcataagcggttaacataattattaatataacatcatttcaaGTTTATATGTTgtatacacaaataattatatatattcaatataaaaataaattaatgtatttatttttaaaatatacacaaatgaatcaaaataaaaattttatatatatatttgaataacAATTAAAATCATATGTATATTATTAATGTATCAAATTGCACATTAAATAAAAGTTtatgcatagtttttagatttatgCTTAACATAAATTTTGTTGAAACACATGGAATGTTATGTCTACAGTAGGAGTGCCATAAAAGCTCTTATATTAGGAGTTGCATTTGTTCCCTTTTCTAAAAAAAGGGcaaattaattttatatgttagatcaaagagcaaacttgTCCTTTTTGTtacaaatttcattcaattatacTATTAAAAACTTGCATGACTGTCAAAATAACTAGACAATTAATGTCTACGAAaccaactaaaaattcgactgaggcaagtgcacctatcaatcaatagtatagctatggtgagcacAAATATCATTCCCACGAAGACTAAAAATTTTAGTAATTATTgcctttctattatttaactgatAAATTTGAGTGATTAATTAAGAACTAAAATtagctaaattaattaactatgaACATGACAGAGAACAAATCaagaaaataatcaaataataaacaAGAAACGaaacaatacctaggaaagaattcacctaaatttcatctgtcattattaatataaattacaCAATTTTTTAACTTAGTATGTTGATCCATAGAAacccctaaattatgttaatatctctcttcaagaataatagcaactgactctaggttgattaattgaaacttctttctaattaaaatacCTATTaccacattaactcgatctatggattcctttattagatttgactctaatccggtagatttaggtcatcctatttctaggattgtatgcaactccactcaattctAGATCTACTTTTAAACAAGGTCTATTCATCCTCTTATTTAAGaacatcaaacatggatcaatagTCTAGAAATATCAAAcaaagaattaagcacacataattgagaacaagatctaagtatttattgcataaaatagaaatcaaatgaTAGAATCCATTATAGGGTACATCTCCCCTagatatttagaaaattagttcatgcttgcAAATAAAAATATCCCAAAGACAGTATAaccgaaataaataaataaactcatTATAATCTCTTGAGAAATCAACTAGGAATCTTCAATCTTAATAGAAATATGTTTTAGAATccgcttcaatggtgttttttgagttgttttcttgaatattctatgatgtgtcacaggccgtgtggacattcgaaatgagatcacatggtcgtgtcccagcccatgtccgaccccgtgtaactcactgacttgggttgcacggctagccacacacccgtgtgactagcccgtgtaccctttaaAATGACCTTACACACCCGTATGCCAAGCCGTGTGTTTGGCCCTATGAAAATTGGAGAGTATACTAActtgtgccacatggccaagccacacgcctgtgtgctaggccatgtgaagctactgacttggtttctaaataaATATCAAGGGACACATAGCTGTGTcacctagccgtgtgtcacacacggctgagacacatgcccgtgtctttgtccgtttggacaaaaatagactatgTTCCAAGCCACATTCTTCACCCAAAGTGATGTCAATTCAACAATGCACATACAACCAAGGCCTAAATGGGCACTTAAAACCAACCAATATCAAGCCTATATCATATACTATCCATACAACAATATGATATACATAAACACATATCAAAGATCACTTTACAACATACCAAAAgatcatttatacatatttatataatcaAATATATCAATATAAGCCAAGTCGCATGGCTAAACACACATGTatacataccacatatactaaaTCAAGCCATTTTAAATGACTAATTACATAACCGAAACATATAGGCTTTCATTAGCCaaatgacctatacatgccatattaccaaAATACATTaagtccaaaagtaccaaaacaactGTTGGATAAcgtgatgagatctccgacaacTTCCAAGCTGAGCAAGCTTCGAAAGCACTATAAGacacagaaaaataaacaaagtaaacaattaaacttagtaagctcgtatggccATAACtacaacttaccattcattcacaaTATAAAGAAGTATAAATAAACATAGGTAAGTTATAATCAAATCCAAAGGTTAGCACATAATCATaaccatgttagtcatgtatGAGTACATCAACTATGAATTACTTGACAAATTTCTCACAAATACTTGAACTGGTTCATATCATATCTTATATCCTTGTGCCATCATCTTTgattgttgaaccatttggaatactatcaaaTACTTGggaatctcacacactaagtgccaatacatggtcaaaaccatctctatctcatatctcaaataaatgctcactctcgagctatcactaggtttgctcacacaagctgacggtcaagacgtagctatacggtgctactcacacaagctgacgagtaaaCGTAACACATGTCGAtaaactcagccaccagtagaacATACAGGACAAGCATCCAAAACatggtaacccctaatgacatgtcatttgtatcccatctattcctaaggttcaaccgagattcaTACATTGTCGATAACTTATCGATAATTTTCGCAGTGTCGTATcatcacaattatatcaattaataattcaaacatatataatttaatgcttattaaacatatgaccTTACCTCGAATTAGTATGGAGAAAATCTACCCCCGATTTAATTTCGAACGTCTTAACCACTTtaatatttattcaattcaattcaacccaatttcatattatgaaaaaattactattttgcccctaaacatttaactactttacaatttagttcttagctcataaaaatgcaaattca harbors:
- the LOC108450832 gene encoding ankyrin repeat-containing protein BDA1-like, which translates into the protein MESKLYEAAAEGNVTIFLELIRQDHLLLDRVLVNYVIETPLHVAAMLGHTDFAREIIQRKLEFTRELDLRGSSPLHLASAKGYVDIVKALLFVNPDMSLAVDIEERNPLHLAAMKGQVHVLNELVRVRPQAARVIMSWGETILHLCVKYGQFASFKAVVEVMNNQEFVNAKDDYGMTVLHLAVAYKQIETIKFLLTSTSVEVNGLNANGLTALDVLARSRRGLKDFDIAESLRDAGALRAAEISHWRIETTPLIAQNVAANQPDREYQWVQKTCKKEDWLTRKRDSLMVVASLMATMSFQAGLTPPGGLWQEDFTGTATERSHKAGTSIIADTNQSYYSQYLAANTISFMASMSIILLLITGLPFKRRLFMWILTVIVWICCDSVDWDDGSSSFGPHHSPDCKCFQQSRKCKRGNAKAATTTKLHEKYKL